In Alphaproteobacteria bacterium, a single window of DNA contains:
- the kynU gene encoding kynureninase, translated as MKRQECLELDRLDPLAARRQDFELPADVIYLDGNSLGAAPRAVQRRLQSLIRREWGEGLIRSWNEADWFTMPTRVGEKLAPLLGAGPDQVVAADSTSINLYKALVAALRLRPDRHRVIGDAANFPTDLYLLQAACEAVGGRSLERLDAEDIAAAIDGDTAVVALSHVDYRSGQLHDMATISAAVHAAGALVVWDLAHSAGALALALDEDGADFAVGCGYKFLNGGPGAPAFLYVALRHQGGIEPVLPGWMGHANPFAFAPDYEPAPGIARNLCGTPPILSLAALEAALEIWADVDLAALRHKSQALGQLLIERVEEICAGHDLALASPRDPDQRGSQVSFHHPQGYALVQALIGRGVIGDFRDPDIMRFGLAPLYLRYVDVWDAAGHLAEILESGEWRQDSFRSRRTVT; from the coding sequence ATGAAACGACAAGAATGCCTCGAACTCGACCGCCTCGATCCCCTGGCCGCCAGGCGCCAGGACTTCGAGCTGCCGGCCGACGTCATCTACCTCGACGGCAACTCCCTGGGGGCGGCGCCACGCGCCGTGCAGCGGAGACTGCAATCGCTGATCCGGCGGGAATGGGGCGAGGGCCTGATCCGCTCCTGGAACGAGGCCGACTGGTTCACCATGCCGACCAGGGTGGGCGAGAAGCTGGCGCCGCTGCTGGGCGCCGGGCCGGACCAGGTGGTGGCCGCCGACAGCACCTCGATCAACCTTTACAAGGCCCTGGTGGCGGCGCTCAGGCTGCGCCCGGATCGGCACCGGGTGATCGGCGATGCGGCCAACTTTCCCACCGATCTCTACCTGCTGCAGGCGGCTTGCGAGGCGGTCGGCGGGCGCAGCCTCGAACGCCTGGATGCCGAGGACATCGCCGCCGCCATCGACGGCGATACCGCTGTGGTGGCGCTCTCCCATGTCGACTACCGCAGCGGCCAATTGCATGACATGGCCACGATTTCGGCGGCGGTCCACGCGGCCGGGGCGCTGGTAGTCTGGGATCTGGCCCATTCGGCCGGGGCGCTGGCGCTGGCGCTGGACGAAGACGGCGCCGATTTCGCCGTCGGCTGCGGCTACAAGTTCCTCAACGGCGGCCCCGGCGCTCCGGCTTTTCTTTACGTAGCCCTTCGCCATCAGGGCGGCATCGAACCCGTGCTTCCGGGCTGGATGGGCCATGCCAATCCCTTCGCTTTCGCACCTGATTACGAACCGGCCCCGGGTATCGCGCGCAATCTCTGCGGCACCCCGCCGATCCTTTCGCTGGCCGCCCTGGAGGCGGCGCTGGAGATCTGGGCGGATGTCGACCTGGCGGCGCTGCGCCACAAGAGCCAGGCCTTGGGCCAGCTTTTGATCGAGAGGGTCGAGGAGATCTGTGCCGGCCACGACCTGGCGCTGGCCTCGCCCCGCGATCCCGACCAGCGTGGCAGCCAGGTCTCGTTCCACCACCCCCAGGGCTATGCCCTGGTGCAGGCCCTGATCGGGCGCGGCGTGATCGGCGATTTCCGCGACCCCGACATCATGCGCTTCGGCCTGGCGCCGCTTTATCTCCGTTACGTCGACGTCTGGGATGCCGCCGGGCATCTGGCGGAGATCCTGGAAAGCGGCGAATGGCGGCAGGATTCCTTTCGCAGCCGCCGGACGGTAACCTGA